The region TCCGCCCGAAGTGCTTAACGAGTGGCAATACTGGAGTAACTTCTGGAATAACACGCATCACTACTTCTTTCAAAAAATGGCAGACGGTAAGTGGTATCTCTTGGCCTTCGATATGGAAGCCCACGCACCTCATCCCTTTGGATTTTAGGGGGAGCAAGCGCGCATGAAACGTCTAACCGGAACGGCTATCGCTACAGGTATTGCCAGCAGTTTTGTCTTTCTTTGTAATGAAGAAGAGTTGCTCGTGCCGACATACACCTTACAACAAGAGGAGTTAAGCGATGAACTTACGCGCTTTGTCCATGCGTGTGAAGTAGCGATTAAAGAGCTTAAGAGAATTAAAAGGGAGTCTGATTTGGCTACCGATGGGCAAATTGGTGCGATTCTCGATGTACAGATTTTGATGCTTCAAGATGTAGAATTCCACCAAGCTGTCGAACGATCGGTGAAGGAGAAACACCAAAATGTCGAGAGCGCTCTGGACAACTACTTTCAATCGATCATCCAAAAGCTCACCACGACAAATAATCCACGCATGCAAGAGCGCGTGGTCGATCTCCACGATCTACGCCATCGCCTTTTGCGCACGCTCTCTGAAGTAAAAGGTGGACAACAGCGCCTCGCCGATCTGATTGAGCCTGCCATTCTCGTTGCCTATGATATGTCGCCCTCCTTGGCAATGCATCTGGATAAATCCTTGGTTAAGGGTGTCATTTTAGAGCATGGCGGACGTACCAGCCACACCGCGATCCTCATTCGCGCACTCGGCATTCCGGCGGTCTTCAATGTTACAGGCATCCATCAACTCATCGACGAAGGAACTCCCCTCATTGTTGATGGCAACGAAGGCATCGTCGTCATCCGCCCAAACCAAGGCACCCAGCGTGCATACCAACAAGCTATCGATTTTGAGACAGGCAACCACGCCTACTATCGTGCGCTCATTGCGCAACCGAGTATCACGGTAGATGGTGTCGAAATTCGCCTACGCGCCAATGCCCAATCCTTGAGCGATGCCCAAAACGCGCGCGATCTTGGCGCCAAGGGCATTGGTCTCTTTCGTAGTGAATTTATCTTTCTCGCGCAAGAGCGTAAAGCTCCCTTAAGCGAAGAGGCTCAATATGCCATCTATAAAAAACTTCTACAGCTTTTCCCCCACGATTTGGTAACCATTCGCACACTAGATTTAGGTGCAGATAAAAGTATTCCTCAATTTGCCCACTACGAAGAAGCGAATCCTCTGCTTGGTTGGCGCGCCAGTCGTCTCTGTTTGGAGGAGAAAGAGCTCTTTACGAGCCAGCTACGCGCCCTCTATCGTGCGTCGGTGCATGGCAATTTGCGCATCATGATTCCTTTCATCTCCACCGAATCTGAATTGCGGGAAATTCTGGAGATTCTTGCTCAAACGCGCACCGAACTATCCGAAAAAAAGATCGCTTTTAAGGCGAATGTACCAATTGGCATTATGATCG is a window of Entomospira culicis DNA encoding:
- the ptsP gene encoding phosphoenolpyruvate--protein phosphotransferase: MKRLTGTAIATGIASSFVFLCNEEELLVPTYTLQQEELSDELTRFVHACEVAIKELKRIKRESDLATDGQIGAILDVQILMLQDVEFHQAVERSVKEKHQNVESALDNYFQSIIQKLTTTNNPRMQERVVDLHDLRHRLLRTLSEVKGGQQRLADLIEPAILVAYDMSPSLAMHLDKSLVKGVILEHGGRTSHTAILIRALGIPAVFNVTGIHQLIDEGTPLIVDGNEGIVVIRPNQGTQRAYQQAIDFETGNHAYYRALIAQPSITVDGVEIRLRANAQSLSDAQNARDLGAKGIGLFRSEFIFLAQERKAPLSEEAQYAIYKKLLQLFPHDLVTIRTLDLGADKSIPQFAHYEEANPLLGWRASRLCLEEKELFTSQLRALYRASVHGNLRIMIPFISTESELREILEILAQTRTELSEKKIAFKANVPIGIMIETPSAVLISEQLAQFVDFFSIGTNDLTQYTLAVDRDNPKVAKYYKPIHKSVLKLIRITIQEAQKSQTDLSLCGELATDLLAVPLLLGMGLRELSVGSASLTHIKEVIRLTTIKEAEVLADNVFSTTKTSEIVELLKEYRERIFARKSY